Below is a genomic region from Burkholderia pyrrocinia.
ATCGCGATAACGCGTGATCGATCAGACATCCGAATCATCAACGAAAGAGACAACTCATGACGACACTCGAAGCCCAGCCGCGGATGACCGCGGTCGTCTGCCACGGCCCCGAGGACTATCGCGTCGAACAGGTCGCGAAGCCGCGCCCCGGCGCGAACGAGCTCGTGATCCGCATCGCCGCGTGCGGGATCTGCGCGAGCGACTGCAAGTGCTATACGGGCGCGAAGATGTTCTGGGGCGGCCCGAACCCGTGGGTGAAGGCGCCCGTGATTCCCGGCCATGAATTTTTCGGCTACGTGGAAGCGCTCGGCGACGGCGCGGCCGAGCATTTCGGCGTGGCATTGGGCGACCGCGTGATCGCCGAGCAGATCGTGCCGTGCGGCAAGTGCCGTTATTGCAAGTCGGGGCAGTACTGGATGTGCGAAGTGCACAACATCTTCGGCTTCCAGCGCGAGGTCGCCGACGGCGGGATGGCCGAATACATGCGCATTCCGCCGACCGCGATCGTCCACAAGATCCCGCTCGGCGTATCGCTCGAGGATGCCGCGATCATCGAGCCGCTGTCGTGCGCGATCCATACGGTGAACCGCGGCGACGTCCAGCTCGACGACGTCGTCGTGATCGCGGGCGCGGGGCCGCTCGGGCTGATGATGACGCAGGTCGCGCGCCTGAAGACGCCGAAGAAACTCGTCGTGATCGACCTGATCGACGAACGGCTCGAACTCGCGCGCGAGTACGGCGCCGACGTGGCGATCAACCCGCAGCGCGACGATGCGCGCGAGATCGTCCGCGCGCTGACCGACGGCTACGGCTGCGACGTCTACATCGAGACGACCGGCGCGCCGGTCGGCGTGAACCAGGGGCTCGACCTGATCCGCAAGCTCGGCCGCTTCGTCGAATTCAGCGTGTTCGGCGAGGATGCGACCGTCGACTGGTCGATCATCGGCGATCGCAAGGAGCTCGACGTGCGCGGCGCGCACCTCGGGCCATACTGTTATCCGGTCGCGATCGACCTGCTTGCGCGCGGGCTCGTCACGTCGAAAGGCATCGTCACGCACGGTTTCGCGCTCGAGGACTGGGACAACGCGATTCGCGTCGCGAAATCGCCCGAATCGATCAAGGTGCTGCTGAAGCCGGCCCGCTGACGGCCGCCGTGCGCCTCACCGGAGACATCATGGAATACGTCATAGGCGTCGACATCGGTACGCAGAGCACCAAGGCGCTGCTCGTCGACCGGCATGGCGCGATCGTCGCGCGGCGCTCGGCCGGTTACCAGCCCGATACGCCGCGCCCGCTGTGGGCCGAGCAGTGGCCGCAGGTGTGGTTCGACGCGGTGCTCGAATGCATCACCGGCTGCGTGAGCGATGCGCGCGCGCAGGGCGTGCCGGCCGATGCGATCCGCGCGGTGTGCGTGAGCAGCTTGTACGGCGGCTCGGGCATTCCGGTCGACAGCGACATGCTGCCGCTCCATCCGTGCCTGATCTGGATGGATCGGCGCGCGACTGCGGAAGTCGACTGGGTCGACGCCAACGTGAACGTCGAGCGGCTGCGCGTGATCACGGGCAACGGCGTCGACAGCTATTACGGCTTCACGAAGATGCTGTGGCTGCGCGACCAGCGGCCGGACGTGTGGGCGAACGTGCGCTATTTCCTGCCGCCGAACGCGTACGTGATCTATCTGCTGACCGGCGAAGTCGCGGTCGATCACAGCTCGGCCGGCAACATCGGCGGCGTGTACGACGTCGCGCGCCGCGAGTGGTCCGACGACGCGCTCGACATGCTCGGCATTCCGGCGACGATGATGCCCGAGCGGCTCGTCGATTCGACGGAGATCGTCGGCGGGTTGCTGTCGCAATGGACCGAACAGCTCGGGCTGCCGGCCGGCACGCCCGTCGTCGCGGGCGGCGTCGATGCGGCCGTCGCGACCTTCGCGGCCGGCGCGACGCGCACCGGGCAGCATGTCGCGATGATCGGCACCAGCATGTGCTGGGGCTACGTGAACCGGCATGTCGATGCGCGGCACGGGCTCGTCAGCATGCCGCACGTGTTCGACGGCCAGCGCGACCTGTACGTGTTCGGCGGTGCGATCACGGCCGGTGCATCGGTCGCGTGGTTTCGCGACCAGTTCTGTCATGCCGAAATCGATGCGGCACGCCTGCTGCCGCACGGCGATCCGCACGTGCTGCTCGAGGAGGCGGCCGAAAGCGTGCCGGCCGGTGCCGACGGCGTGCTGTTCCTGCCGTACCTGATGGGCGAGCGCAGCCCGGTGTGGGATGCGAAGGCGAGCGGCGCGTTCGTCGGGCTGAGTCTCGCGCATACGCGGGCGCACCTTTATCGCGCGGTGCTCGAAGGCGTCGCGTTCGCGCTGCGGCACAACATCGAGGCCGGCCGCCGCGGGGCGGTGGCGCTGGACGACCGGCTGATCGTCGTTGGCGGTGCCGCGCATTCGGCGCTGTGGATGCAGATCATCGCGGACGTGACGGGCTTTCCGGTGTGGACGATCGAGCAGGACGTCGAAGCCGCGATGGGCGCCGCGTTGCTCGCGGGTGTCGGGGCGGGGCTCGTGTCGCACGACGACGCGCAGGGCGGATGGGTCACGCTCGTCGAGCGCGCGCGGCCCGACGCCGAACGCGCGCAAGCGTATGCGGCGCGCTTCGCGCTCTATACGGCGCTGTATCCGGCGCTCAAGTCGATCATGCACGGGTTGCACACGCCATCATGAAGACGCGATTCGATTTCAGCGGTTCGCGGGTGCTCGTCACGGGCGCATCGAGCGGGATCGGGCGCGCGTGCGCGGTTGCGCTGGCGCAGGCGGGCGCGCGGGTCGTCGCGGCGGGGCGCGACATGGCCGCGCTCGATTCGCTTGCCAGCGAGACTGCATGCGATACGTTGCGCATCGATGTCGGCGGAGACGAACACGCGATCGATGCCGCGCTCGCCGCTCACGATGCGTTCGACGGCCTCGTCAATTGTGCGGGGATCGCATCGCTCGAACCGGCGCTCGAGGTCAGCGCCGGGCATTTCGACCGCGTGATGGCCGTCAATGCGCGCGGCGCGGCGCTCGTGGCACGGGCGGTTGCGCGGAAGATGATCGCGTGCGACGGACGCGTCGCCGTGCATGCACGGGGCAGCATCGTCAACGTATCGAGCCAGGCCGCGCTCGTCGGCTTGCCCGCACATCTGAGCTATTGCGCGTCGAAGGCGGCGATGGACGCGATCACGCGCGTGCTGTGCATCGAACTCGGGCCGCACGGCATTCGTGTGAACAGCGTGAATCCGACCGTCACGCTCACGCCGATGGCGCAGTTCGCGTGGAGCGAACCGGAGAAGCGCGCGCCGATGCTGGCGGCGATTCCGCTCGGGCGATTTGCGGAGCCGGGCGAGGTCGTCGAGCCGATCCTGTTTTTGCTGAGCGATGCGGCGTCGATGATCAGCGGCGTGTCGTTGCCGATCGACGGCGGGTATACGGCGCGATAGGCCACGTCATGCGGTGACGGGTGACGGGCGGCCGGCTGCCGTCGACCGCGCATGACGGGAAATAGGGGCGAATGTGCGGAGCAGCCGACGCGCGGCTAGACCGGGTCCTTGCTCGGCGGGCCATCCGGTTGCTGCGGGTTGTCGTGGTGATGACCCGGCGGCGACGACAGCGGGTCGTCTTCCGGGTCGCGGTTCGGGTCGGCCGGTGGCTCGGGCGTCGGGGTCGTGTGATCGGTCATGGAGGGCTCGCGCAATGCGTGACGGCGGCGGCGCGGAGGGCGCGCCTCGTCTTCGTTATAGCCAATCGGGCGAGCGTTTGCAGCGGGATTCTTGCGGCGGGTTGTCGGTCGTCGGCGAAATCCGTGAATCGTCGATCGTCGATCGTCGGGCGGGACCCTGCAATGCAATGCGCGGCGTGGCCCGCACGATTGAGTTCAGCGCAGATCCTGCGGCGTGTCGACGTCACGCAGGATGCCGGGATCGTCGACGTCGAGCAGTTTTACCGGTGCGCTGGCGAACAGCGCGCGGGCACCCGTGTCGCCGTCGAGGGCGGCGAGCGCATCGAAGTGGTGCGCGGCGAAACCGACCGGATGGCCGCGCACACCGCGATGCGCGGGCGCGACGATCGACGCATCGTCGGCGTCGAGCGCGCGCGTGACGGCTTCGTAGGTCGAAGCCGCGATCCACGGCATGTCGCCGAGCGCGACGAGCCAGCCGTTCGAATCGGGCGTGGCGCGCACGCCGGCCGCGAGGCTCGCGCCCATCCCGCGCGACGCGTCGGGCGCATAGACGACCTGGCAACCGGCTTCGTTCAGCAGAATCGCGAGTTTTTCGGCGCCGGGACGGACGACGGCGATCACGTCGGCCGTGGCCGCCGCGAGATGGCGGGCGGCCGCGACCGCGACCGGCGTGCCGTCGGGAAGCAGCGCGAGCAGCTTGCTGTGCAGGCCGCTCGGGTCGAAGCGTTGACCGAGACCACCGGCGAGCAGGACGCCGGTGACGAGTGACGCATAGGACATCGGCGCGGGGGGAGTGAGACAGGTGCTGCGATTGTGCGGGAGCGGGCGGGGATCGGCAAGTGAGGATGTTACCGGGTCGCGCGCGTCAGATCGGCAAGACCGTCATCACGTACCTTCGTCGAGCATGTTTTCCTCGACGGGGCCGTAAATCGCGTGCGATTCCCGCTGCATGACGGCCCAATAGCGGTCGCCGAACGACCAATGCCACCATTCGGACGGGTAATTCGTGAAGCCGGCGCCGGTCAGCGCGGCGATCAGCACGTGGCGGTTGCGCGCGGCCGTACGGCTGATGAAGGCGTTGTACTTGCAAGCTTATGGTCGATCTGGTCAGACGAAACGCCAACATGTCGGAGTTGGCGCGGGCGTGCGGTGTGGATTGGCCTGCGACTGCGAAAGGATTACCAGAGCGTCTTCACGTGCGCATAAGCGCGGATTTTTTCGTCGCGGGTGACGAGCGGTGCGCCGAGCCGCCGCGCGGTGGCGACGATCATGCGGTCGGCCGGATCCTTGTGGAACGAGCCGGGCAGCGCGGTGGATTTCGCGGCGATGTCGGCATCGACGGGCACGAAGCGCATGCCGTCGATCTGCGCGACCGTGGCGAGCCACGCGTCGACATCCATCGTCAGTGCGAGGCGGTCGTTGCGCACCAGCATCGCAATCTCCCACGCGGAGATCGCGGATGCGGCGAGCGCGCCTTCGCTGCGCGCGCGATCGATTGCGCTTCGCGCTTTCTTGCTGAGCGAAGGATCGCCCGCCACCCACCACACCAATGCATGCGTATCCAGCACGATCACCGCGACGCCTCCCAATCATCTTCCGCAATCGGATCGAGAGGATTGTCGTAGCGCATGACCGAGCCGCGCAATATGTCCAACGGCTGAGCCTCGCGTGCGTGATACGGCCGGATCTCGAGCGTCGGCTTGCCGTGATCGGTAACGATCAGGCTTTCGCCGGACGACTCGACGAGCCGGAAGTATTCGAGTGCGCGAGCCTTGAAATCGGATTTCGAAACGGGAGCGTGCGGCATCATGATATGGACCTGGTCATGTGACGATGGTCATTTTATGACGGTGCGGCGGCGGGAGGCAAGTCGCGAAGGTCAGGCGCCACCGGATGCATGCAAAGCGCGACAGCGTGCGTCGATGCCGGGGGCCGGAAGACGCTGCCGGCCTTGCTCGCGTGCCTGCTGTGATCTAGATTTTTTCTATCCGGGTTCTCAGGCGGGAGGGACTGCCATGGAACTGAGCGTAGAACGTGTCGATGTCTGGGCGGCAACCATCGACGACAAGCCGGGCGGCCTCGCGACCGTATTAGGCGCCCTGCGGACTGCCGGTGCAGACTTGCAGTTCATCGTCGCCCGCCGCACATCGGAGGCGCCGGGCAAGGGTGTCGTGTTTGTCGCGCCACTACAGGGAGACGCGGTGATTCGCGCGGCCACGCAGGTGGGGTTCACCGTCACCCCGAGCGTTCACTCCGTCCGCGTAATGGGTCTGGATCAAATGGGCATCATCGGGCAACTGACCCAGATGCTCGCGGACGGCGCGATCAATCTCCGTGGCGTCTCGGCCGCCGTGCTGGGTTCCCAGTTCATCGCCTATTTCGCGGTCGATTCGGCGGACGATGCAGACAAGGCGATCGATATCCTGCAGCGGGCATAAGGCGGCTGCGCTGGACGGTGGACTGGCTTGGCCGGAAGGGGGCATGCGTTCACGACGTTGCGGGCCCCCGCCACATGGCTCAGGTATCGGCCCACCGTCTCAGCAGGTTGTGATAGATCCCGGTGAGCGCGATCACGCCGCGGTCGTGAGCACCTTTGTCCGCAGAGAGCTGCTGAATCTGCGTATCGAGCTGAAACAGCAGCGTGCGGTCGGCATCGTCGCGCACCATGCTCTGGATCCAGAAGAACGACGCAACGCGCTCGCCGCGCGTAACGGGCGTCACGCGATGCAGGCTCGACGCGGGATACAGCACGAGATCGCCCGCCGGCAACTTGGCGCGATGCACGCCGTACGTATCCTCGACACACAATTCACCGCCGTCGTACGCATCGGGTTCCTCGAGAAACAGCGTCGCCGACAGATCGCTGCGCACGCGGAAATCCGTGCCGCGCAGCAGCCGGATCGCATTGTCGACGTGCGTGCCGAACGTCTCGCCGCCTTCGTAGCGGTTGAACAGCGGCGGAAACACCTTGAGCGGCAGCGCCGCCGAAAAGAACAGCGGATGGCGCGCGAGCGCATCCTGGATCGCGTCGCCGACCGCGCGCGCAACCGGCGAGCCTTCCGGCAATTGCCGGTTGCGTTTGGCAAGCGCCGACTGCGCGCCGGATGTCACGTTGCCGTCGACCCATTCGGCCGCATCGAGCAGGTCGCGGCACTGCGCGACCTGCGCTTTGGTCAATACACCGGGGATATGAAGCATCATGATGCGGATTCCATTGCGTGCGGCGCCAGTTGCAGCGCCGCCGAGCGGAACGCGTCGATCGGCGACGACGCGAGATACGCGCGCATCTTCGCGATAAACGCGGGCGTTGCGGTGGCCGGCACGCGCGCGAGCCAGACGAGCGCTTCGTCGATGTGCCCGCGCTCGGCAAGCAGCCGCGCAAAGTTGAACTGGCCGCGGAAGTCGCCGGCAACGGCCGCGCGGCGATAGTGGTCGAACGCGGCGTCGGTGTCGACGGACACGACCCAGCCGTCCTCGTGGAAGCCGCCGATCAGGTTGATCGATTTCGCATGGCCGAGCGCGGCCGCGCGGCGGAACCAGTCGAGTGCGTCGGCGCGATTCTCGTCGACGCCGTTGCCGAGCGCGAGCGCCGTCGCGTAGTTGTACATGCCCCAGTCGAGCCCCGCCTGCGCGGCGAGCCGGTACCAGTACACGGCGACCGGCGCGCACGTGGCCGTGCCCCAGCCGAACTCGTAGCAGCGGCCGAGCATGTTCATCGCCATCGGATGGCCGGCCCGCGCGGCGTGCCGGAACCAGCCGAATGCCGCGGCCGGATCGCGCGCGACACCGTGCCCGTCGAGCAGGTACTGCCCGTACACGGCCTGCGCATCGACGATGCCGTTGTCGGCCGCCGCCGCGACCCACGCGGCGGCGCGCTCGGGCGGCCCGGCCAGGATGTCGGCGAACTCGCGCGGCGATACCGACGCGAGCGCCTTCAGCGACACGGCTTCCATCGATCAGTAGCGCGCGTTCAGCGTGACGAACGCCGAGCGGCCCGGTGCGATCGACGCGTAGTGCGCCGGATACGCCTGATCGAAGTACGTGCGGTTGAACAGGTTGTTCACGTTCAGCTGCAGGTCGAGCTTCTTGTTGATCCGGTACTGCGCCATTGCATCGAAGCGCCAGTACGACGGCACGGCGCGCAGGTTCGCGGGATCGCCGAATACTTCCGACATGTAGAACGCGCCGCCGCCGACCGTGAACTTCGGCGTCACGTCGTAGTTCGACCACATCGTGAGGCTGTGCTTCGGCGTGTTCGGGAAGCGGTTGCCGTTGTTCGCCGCGTCCTTGCCGTTGTCGCGCAGCGCGCTCTTCATGTACGTGTAGCCGCCGAACACCTGCCACTGCTTCGTGATCTGCCCTGCGACGCCGAGCTCGAGACCCTGCACGCGCTTGTCGCCGACCATCGCGTACTGGTTGTTCGGCAGCGTCACGCGCGCGTTCGTCGTGTCGATCTGGAACAGCGCGGCGGTCAGCGACAGCTTGTCGTTCAGCACGTTCCACTTCGTGCCGAGCTCGATGCTGCGGTTCTTCTCGGGAGACAGTTGATCGGCGTTCGGACCGACGCCGCCGCGGCCCGGCGTGAGCGACTGCGTTTCGCTGCCTTCGCCGAGCAGCATGCCGGCCGGTGTCGACGACGTTGCATACGACGCGTAGATGCTGCCGTTCTGCGCGGGCTTGAACACGAGGCCGGCCTGCCAGTTCACGAGCGTGTCGTCGCGCGTATAGGTCTTGCCGCCGTTGGCCTTGGTGTCGGTGAAGCGGGTCGAGTAGTCGTCGACGCGCACGCCGGCGTTGACCTGCCAGCGCGGCGTGATCTCGATCGTGTCGAAGCCGTAGATCGATTTCGTCGTGGTGCGCGCATGCGCGTAGTCGTTGTTGCGCGTGATCGAGCCGGCCCACGGATCGTTCGGGTTCGGCGACCACAGGCTCGTGCAGTTGTAGCCCGATGCCGCGCCGATGCCTTTCTGGCAGACCTTTCCGTTATCCGTTGCGACGTTGTACGTATCGCGCTTGCCCCATTCGCGCGTCAGTTCGATGCCGGTCGTGAAGCTGTGCTTGAACGGGCCGGTGCGGAATTCGCCGAACAGCTCGGTCAGGTTCGCGAGGCTGTTGATCGAGCTGTCGCGGTTGTTGTTGCGGCGCCAGACCTTGCCGTTGACCACGTTGCCCTGGCTGTCGTCCGGCTGCGTCCAGATGTAGTCCTGCGTCGATTCCGTGTAGCGCGTGGTGTTGCGGATCGTCAGCGACGACGTGATGTCGTGCTCGATCTTGATCGTGCTGATGTCCGACGT
It encodes:
- a CDS encoding type II toxin-antitoxin system Phd/YefM family antitoxin encodes the protein MMPHAPVSKSDFKARALEYFRLVESSGESLIVTDHGKPTLEIRPYHAREAQPLDILRGSVMRYDNPLDPIAEDDWEASR
- a CDS encoding TonB-dependent receptor — its product is MKSRSDELKLGKFTTLCSVLAASPAFADGTPPPAPSSTEGHLAPIEIQGKTEHSYKADFSASAKFTAPLVDTPKSVTVIPQELIRNSGASTLTEALRTVPGITFGAGEGGNPLGDRPFIRGYDTQGSMFVDGMRDTGATTREIFNTERVEITKGSDGAYGGRGGAGGSINLITKAPHLGTTASASAGLGTDRYRRFTADGNWQFADHAAFRLNLMSHNNDVAGRDAVNNERWGVAPSIAFGLGTPTRVTASYYHLSTDDMPDGGIPYFYTTSNKPANVGTIYPAPVDRHNFYGLIDRDFRKTTSDISTIKIEHDITSSLTIRNTTRYTESTQDYIWTQPDDSQGNVVNGKVWRRNNNRDSSINSLANLTELFGEFRTGPFKHSFTTGIELTREWGKRDTYNVATDNGKVCQKGIGAASGYNCTSLWSPNPNDPWAGSITRNNDYAHARTTTKSIYGFDTIEITPRWQVNAGVRVDDYSTRFTDTKANGGKTYTRDDTLVNWQAGLVFKPAQNGSIYASYATSSTPAGMLLGEGSETQSLTPGRGGVGPNADQLSPEKNRSIELGTKWNVLNDKLSLTAALFQIDTTNARVTLPNNQYAMVGDKRVQGLELGVAGQITKQWQVFGGYTYMKSALRDNGKDAANNGNRFPNTPKHSLTMWSNYDVTPKFTVGGGAFYMSEVFGDPANLRAVPSYWRFDAMAQYRINKKLDLQLNVNNLFNRTYFDQAYPAHYASIAPGRSAFVTLNARY
- a CDS encoding alcohol dehydrogenase catalytic domain-containing protein; the protein is MTTLEAQPRMTAVVCHGPEDYRVEQVAKPRPGANELVIRIAACGICASDCKCYTGAKMFWGGPNPWVKAPVIPGHEFFGYVEALGDGAAEHFGVALGDRVIAEQIVPCGKCRYCKSGQYWMCEVHNIFGFQREVADGGMAEYMRIPPTAIVHKIPLGVSLEDAAIIEPLSCAIHTVNRGDVQLDDVVVIAGAGPLGLMMTQVARLKTPKKLVVIDLIDERLELAREYGADVAINPQRDDAREIVRALTDGYGCDVYIETTGAPVGVNQGLDLIRKLGRFVEFSVFGEDATVDWSIIGDRKELDVRGAHLGPYCYPVAIDLLARGLVTSKGIVTHGFALEDWDNAIRVAKSPESIKVLLKPAR
- a CDS encoding FGGY-family carbohydrate kinase, translating into MEYVIGVDIGTQSTKALLVDRHGAIVARRSAGYQPDTPRPLWAEQWPQVWFDAVLECITGCVSDARAQGVPADAIRAVCVSSLYGGSGIPVDSDMLPLHPCLIWMDRRATAEVDWVDANVNVERLRVITGNGVDSYYGFTKMLWLRDQRPDVWANVRYFLPPNAYVIYLLTGEVAVDHSSAGNIGGVYDVARREWSDDALDMLGIPATMMPERLVDSTEIVGGLLSQWTEQLGLPAGTPVVAGGVDAAVATFAAGATRTGQHVAMIGTSMCWGYVNRHVDARHGLVSMPHVFDGQRDLYVFGGAITAGASVAWFRDQFCHAEIDAARLLPHGDPHVLLEEAAESVPAGADGVLFLPYLMGERSPVWDAKASGAFVGLSLAHTRAHLYRAVLEGVAFALRHNIEAGRRGAVALDDRLIVVGGAAHSALWMQIIADVTGFPVWTIEQDVEAAMGAALLAGVGAGLVSHDDAQGGWVTLVERARPDAERAQAYAARFALYTALYPALKSIMHGLHTPS
- a CDS encoding amino acid-binding protein gives rise to the protein MELSVERVDVWAATIDDKPGGLATVLGALRTAGADLQFIVARRTSEAPGKGVVFVAPLQGDAVIRAATQVGFTVTPSVHSVRVMGLDQMGIIGQLTQMLADGAINLRGVSAAVLGSQFIAYFAVDSADDADKAIDILQRA
- a CDS encoding tetratricopeptide repeat protein yields the protein MEAVSLKALASVSPREFADILAGPPERAAAWVAAAADNGIVDAQAVYGQYLLDGHGVARDPAAAFGWFRHAARAGHPMAMNMLGRCYEFGWGTATCAPVAVYWYRLAAQAGLDWGMYNYATALALGNGVDENRADALDWFRRAAALGHAKSINLIGGFHEDGWVVSVDTDAAFDHYRRAAVAGDFRGQFNFARLLAERGHIDEALVWLARVPATATPAFIAKMRAYLASSPIDAFRSAALQLAPHAMESAS
- a CDS encoding nucleotidyltransferase family protein, whose product is MSYASLVTGVLLAGGLGQRFDPSGLHSKLLALLPDGTPVAVAAARHLAAATADVIAVVRPGAEKLAILLNEAGCQVVYAPDASRGMGASLAAGVRATPDSNGWLVALGDMPWIAASTYEAVTRALDADDASIVAPAHRGVRGHPVGFAAHHFDALAALDGDTGARALFASAPVKLLDVDDPGILRDVDTPQDLR
- a CDS encoding SDR family oxidoreductase, whose product is MKTRFDFSGSRVLVTGASSGIGRACAVALAQAGARVVAAGRDMAALDSLASETACDTLRIDVGGDEHAIDAALAAHDAFDGLVNCAGIASLEPALEVSAGHFDRVMAVNARGAALVARAVARKMIACDGRVAVHARGSIVNVSSQAALVGLPAHLSYCASKAAMDAITRVLCIELGPHGIRVNSVNPTVTLTPMAQFAWSEPEKRAPMLAAIPLGRFAEPGEVVEPILFLLSDAASMISGVSLPIDGGYTAR
- a CDS encoding Fe2+-dependent dioxygenase, coding for MMLHIPGVLTKAQVAQCRDLLDAAEWVDGNVTSGAQSALAKRNRQLPEGSPVARAVGDAIQDALARHPLFFSAALPLKVFPPLFNRYEGGETFGTHVDNAIRLLRGTDFRVRSDLSATLFLEEPDAYDGGELCVEDTYGVHRAKLPAGDLVLYPASSLHRVTPVTRGERVASFFWIQSMVRDDADRTLLFQLDTQIQQLSADKGAHDRGVIALTGIYHNLLRRWADT
- a CDS encoding M15 family metallopeptidase, with protein sequence MLIAALTGAGFTNYPSEWWHWSFGDRYWAVMQRESHAIYGPVEENMLDEGT
- a CDS encoding type II toxin-antitoxin system VapC family toxin, encoding MIVLDTHALVWWVAGDPSLSKKARSAIDRARSEGALAASAISAWEIAMLVRNDRLALTMDVDAWLATVAQIDGMRFVPVDADIAAKSTALPGSFHKDPADRMIVATARRLGAPLVTRDEKIRAYAHVKTLW